The Streptomyces sp. NBC_01689 genome includes a window with the following:
- a CDS encoding B12-binding domain-containing protein, which yields MTRLSLPGEQQGGTLLEHVRERRWTAVRPGDEHGATTTVSDTQGPATGAESVLLDAIAPAQVRSGATWPANRLTLAQEHTAIAIHEAVVAAPAPRPGRRNETSRGLLTPARAREALAGRAPTPRLPGPGKPA from the coding sequence ATGACGCGTCTGTCCCTCCCCGGCGAACAGCAGGGCGGCACCCTGCTCGAACACGTCCGGGAACGCCGGTGGACGGCGGTCCGCCCGGGAGACGAGCACGGTGCCACCACCACGGTCTCCGACACCCAAGGACCCGCCACCGGCGCCGAGTCCGTCCTCCTCGACGCGATCGCCCCCGCACAGGTGAGGTCCGGCGCGACATGGCCGGCGAACCGGCTCACCCTTGCACAGGAACACACCGCCATCGCGATCCACGAGGCGGTCGTCGCCGCGCCGGCCCCCCGCCCCGGCCGACGGAACGAGACCTCGCGAGGCCTCCTCACCCCGGCCCGGGCGCGTGAGGCGCTCGCCGGCCGAGCCCCGACACCCCGACTCCCCGGCCCCGGAAAGCCCGCATGA
- a CDS encoding RNA polymerase sigma factor SigF, with protein sequence MAAVTAAMATDTARHAVTTEGESLPLIDEPLKVSPKDARTLSRQFFDRLAVLEEGTHEYQYARNTLIEMNLSLVRYAAARFRSRNQDEMEDIVQVGTIGLIKAIDRFELTREVEFTSFAVPYIVGEIKRFFRDTSWAVHVPRRLQEARIELAKATEELRTRLGRTPTTRELSELMSLSEEEVIEARKASNGYNSSSLDAALTADNGADGESVLADFIGEDDPALELVEDFNSLAPLIAGLDERQRRIIHMRFVEERTQAQIGEELGISQMHVSRLITRILKRLRSGLLDPSVA encoded by the coding sequence ATGGCAGCCGTGACGGCAGCGATGGCAACGGACACGGCGCGGCACGCGGTGACGACCGAGGGGGAGTCGCTCCCTCTCATCGACGAGCCTCTGAAGGTGAGCCCGAAGGACGCGCGCACCCTGTCGCGTCAGTTCTTCGACCGGCTGGCCGTGCTGGAGGAAGGCACCCACGAATACCAGTACGCGCGCAACACCCTCATAGAGATGAACCTCTCCTTGGTGCGGTACGCGGCGGCACGCTTCCGCAGCCGTAACCAGGACGAGATGGAGGACATCGTCCAGGTCGGCACGATCGGCCTCATCAAGGCCATCGACCGGTTCGAGCTGACCCGCGAGGTCGAGTTCACCTCCTTCGCCGTGCCCTACATCGTCGGTGAGATCAAGCGCTTCTTCCGCGACACCAGTTGGGCCGTCCACGTGCCCCGGCGTCTGCAGGAGGCCCGTATCGAGCTGGCCAAGGCGACGGAGGAGCTGCGCACGCGCCTGGGCCGGACCCCGACCACGCGTGAGCTGTCCGAGCTGATGTCCCTCTCCGAGGAGGAGGTCATCGAGGCCCGCAAGGCGTCCAACGGCTACAACTCCTCGTCCCTGGACGCCGCGCTCACGGCCGACAACGGCGCGGACGGCGAGAGCGTCCTGGCGGACTTCATCGGCGAGGACGACCCGGCGCTCGAACTGGTCGAGGACTTCAACTCCCTGGCGCCGCTGATCGCCGGTCTCGACGAGCGGCAGCGTCGCATCATCCACATGCGGTTCGTCGAGGAGCGCACCCAGGCCCAGATCGGCGAGGAGCTCGGCA
- a CDS encoding Dps family protein yields MASVTTPNYTIPGISTSDGGRIIDLLRTRLHALNDLSLTLKHIHWNVVGPHFIAVHEMLDPQVEAVRGMADDTAERVSALGGVPQGTPGALVAERTWDDYSVGRADAIAHLGALDLVYTGIVEEHRAAVAEIGKIDPVTEDLLIGQLRALEQFQWFVRAHLESSGGTLSNATARTEGQAAELAGRSGEGQQ; encoded by the coding sequence ATGGCCTCTGTCACGACCCCGAACTACACGATTCCCGGGATCAGCACGAGTGACGGCGGCAGGATCATCGATCTGCTCCGTACCCGGCTGCACGCTCTCAACGACCTCTCCCTCACCCTGAAGCACATTCACTGGAATGTCGTGGGCCCGCACTTCATCGCCGTGCACGAGATGCTCGACCCGCAGGTGGAGGCCGTACGGGGCATGGCCGACGACACCGCCGAGCGCGTCTCCGCCCTCGGCGGCGTGCCGCAGGGCACACCGGGGGCGCTGGTGGCCGAGCGCACCTGGGACGACTACAGCGTCGGCCGGGCGGACGCGATCGCCCATCTCGGCGCCCTCGACCTGGTCTACACGGGGATCGTCGAGGAACACCGCGCGGCCGTCGCCGAGATCGGCAAGATCGATCCGGTGACCGAGGACCTGCTCATCGGACAGCTGCGCGCGCTGGAGCAGTTCCAGTGGTTCGTGCGCGCCCATCTCGAGAGCTCCGGCGGAACCCTTTCGAACGCCACCGCCCGGACGGAGGGTCAGGCGGCTGAGCTGGCCGGCCGCAGCGGTGAAGGGCAGCAGTAG
- a CDS encoding PP2C family protein-serine/threonine phosphatase produces the protein MDTSQQPPAGPRGITSDTAWGAAPYPVLIADPSGDVVEVNAAAAALFPAAVPGAWLRCVVPEWIADAHAGAGSPDEESGDAESGPPASPAHGAVGDRTFEARPTRTDSGDVMWWLVDDTDRRLAEDALASERRRTAFLAGASSALLSSLNAERCMEITARLAAEHLADAAVIVAPPRGRKAQLTYCGPDGDVVHRQVQADLEQLPGLTDALRGFPPVPSRWIDPAAVPEWAVPDGFTGPVRSAVVTPLPGHGVPAGALVLLRSGRRSAFTESEEVFARLFASRAGAAMSAARMYAEQAAITTTLMRELLPPQLRSVHGVEFAGKYLPSGQADRVGGDFYDVHPGTDEGQEALVVLGDVCGKGLDAAVLTGKVRNTVQALLPLADDHQRLLGLLNGALMNSHHTRFVTLALASVVRSGGTVRLRVTSAGHPAPLIVRADGTVETVGTRGTLVGAFWDISSTTARVELAPGETCLFFTDGITEGRGGPLGDELFGVERLESALARCAGLPAEAVVEHVQMLAAQWVGRGAHDDMATVAVTAPHHAHLSAVNGHTRGRYTA, from the coding sequence GTGGACACTTCCCAGCAGCCTCCCGCCGGCCCGCGCGGTATCACCTCCGATACGGCGTGGGGCGCCGCCCCCTACCCCGTCCTGATCGCCGACCCGTCCGGTGATGTCGTCGAAGTGAACGCCGCGGCGGCCGCCCTGTTCCCGGCCGCCGTTCCCGGCGCCTGGCTGCGCTGTGTGGTCCCGGAGTGGATCGCGGACGCGCACGCCGGAGCCGGCTCGCCCGACGAGGAGAGCGGGGACGCGGAGTCCGGACCCCCCGCGTCCCCCGCCCACGGAGCAGTCGGCGACCGGACCTTCGAAGCCCGTCCTACCCGCACGGACAGCGGTGACGTGATGTGGTGGCTGGTCGACGACACCGACCGGCGCCTTGCCGAGGACGCCCTCGCGAGCGAGCGCCGGCGCACCGCCTTTCTGGCCGGAGCCTCCAGCGCGCTGCTGTCGTCACTGAACGCCGAACGCTGCATGGAGATCACCGCTCGCCTGGCCGCCGAGCACCTCGCCGACGCCGCCGTGATCGTGGCACCACCGCGCGGGCGGAAGGCGCAGTTGACGTACTGCGGACCCGACGGCGACGTGGTGCACCGGCAGGTCCAGGCAGACCTGGAACAACTGCCCGGTCTGACCGACGCCCTGCGCGGGTTCCCGCCCGTGCCGTCACGCTGGATCGATCCCGCCGCCGTTCCCGAGTGGGCCGTCCCGGACGGGTTCACCGGCCCGGTCCGTTCCGCCGTCGTGACACCCCTGCCCGGCCACGGAGTCCCGGCGGGTGCGCTCGTCCTGCTGCGCTCCGGGCGCCGGTCGGCGTTCACCGAGAGCGAGGAGGTCTTCGCCCGCCTCTTCGCCTCCCGGGCGGGGGCCGCCATGTCCGCGGCGCGCATGTACGCGGAGCAGGCGGCCATCACGACCACCCTGATGCGTGAACTGCTGCCGCCCCAGCTCCGCAGCGTGCACGGCGTGGAGTTCGCCGGGAAGTACCTCCCCTCCGGCCAGGCGGACCGCGTGGGGGGCGATTTCTACGACGTCCACCCCGGCACCGACGAGGGGCAGGAGGCCCTCGTCGTCCTCGGGGACGTGTGCGGCAAGGGACTGGACGCGGCGGTGCTCACCGGCAAGGTCCGCAACACGGTCCAGGCGCTCCTGCCGCTGGCCGACGACCACCAGCGGCTGCTCGGACTGCTCAACGGGGCGCTGATGAACTCGCATCACACCCGCTTCGTCACCCTGGCCCTGGCCTCCGTCGTGCGCAGCGGCGGTACGGTGCGGCTGCGCGTCACCAGTGCCGGTCACCCCGCGCCCCTGATCGTCCGGGCCGACGGCACGGTCGAGACGGTGGGGACACGGGGGACCCTGGTCGGCGCCTTCTGGGACATCAGCTCGACCACCGCGCGGGTCGAACTGGCCCCGGGGGAGACCTGCCTGTTCTTCACCGACGGCATCACCGAAGGCCGGGGCGGGCCGCTCGGCGACGAGCTGTTCGGTGTCGAGCGGCTCGAGTCCGCGCTGGCCCGGTGCGCCGGCCTGCCCGCCGAGGCCGTCGTCGAGCACGTCCAGATGCTCGCCGCGCAGTGGGTCGGGCGCGGCGCCCACGACGACATGGCGACCGTGGCGGTCACGGCGCCGCACCACGCGCACCTGAGCGCGGTGAACGGGCACACCCGGGGCAGGTACACCGCATGA